In the Elizabethkingia bruuniana genome, GTCTCTGCTCCATTTAAAGCTTTATCATACTTTTGGTAAACAATTGCCTCTCTGTCTCCAATAAGCAGATTTAATGCATTTTCTCCTAACAGGTTTTTTACTGATTTTAGCAGCTGTACTGTAATATCTGCATGGCTGTCCGGAAATTTGGCAATTCCCTTTTCAGTGAGAGAATAGCTGACAGAAGGTCGGCCTACTCCTCCACTTTGCACATTTGCTTCTACAAGTCCGTCTGCAGACAAATTAAGAAGATGTTTTCTGGCCCCTTCTTTTGTTATGTCTAATTCTTCTGCAATAACAAGAGCAGTTGCCTCTCCTCTCATCTTCAGAAGCATTAATATTTTATCTGTTGGATTTTTTTTCATTTAGCAACAATTAGTTGTTTTATTTTTATCTGTTACAAAGTTAGTAGTTTCTATTTATTAGCTTTTATATCTGATACCAGTTATTGATAGATATTTTAAATTATTTCATTTTATTTAATAAAACAACTTTTTAGTTGTTTTATTGTTTTTCTTCTTTTACTTTGCCACAGATTAATAACAATAAAAAACAACGTTATGAGTACATTTCAGTTACCAGAACTTCCATATGCATATGATGCTTTAGAGCCTCACTTTGACAGCGAAACAATGAAAATTCATCATCAGCGTCACCATCAGGCTTATGTAGACAATCTGAACAAAGCTCTTGAAGGTAGTGATGCAGAAGGAAAAAGTCTGAAAGAAATTTTACCGGAAATAAGTAAATACAGTCCTGCTGCAAGAAATAATGGCGGCGGACATTATAACCATCTTTTGTTCTGGAGTATACTATCTCCAACTCCTAAAACTGAGCCTACAGGCAAATTGGCAGAAGCAATTAAATTGACTTTTGGCAGCATGGATGCTCTGAAAGAGGAAATAAAAAGAGTTGGTTTGGGACAATTTGGTTCCGGTTGGTCATGGTTATTTGTAAAGTATAACGGTTCTTTAGGAATTACAGGAACGGCTAACCAGGATAATCCACTAATGGATACACAATTGGTAAGCAGAGGATTTCCTATTCTGGGAGTAGATGTTTGGGAGCATGCTTATTATCTTAAATATCAGAATAAGAGAGCTGACTATCTGGATGCTTTCTGGTCTGTCCTGAATTGGGAGGTTGTGGAAGAAAACTACGAAGCTGCGCTTGCAGAAATTAAATAGCACAAAAGCAGCATTGTGCGAAACAATTAGCGTTATCTGTAGAATTTTGTAATGACAGGGAATATTTTTATAAACAAGGTTGAGGCATCAGGAATCATAGCATTTGATTTAATTGATTATAAGCCGGATATCGAGATCATTGAATTCGATATTAAAGATTATCTTTACATGGAGATGATCGTGAAAGAAAAAGAATTCAGAAGCTCGATATCTCAGATTGATTTTACTTACTTCAAAGGGAAGGCTGTAGCTATAGTTTGCTCAGCAGATGCTATTATCCCGCCTTGGGTTTACATGGTACTGGCTGAAAAATTTCATGGCAATGCTGCTTATTTTGATTTTAAGGATATAACTTCCGTTGAAGAGGATTTATGGAAGGATAATCTGCTAAAGGCCGATGTATCTTCTTTCACCGGACATAAAGTGGTGGTGAGGGCAAGACCGGATATACCGCCTGCACTTTATATGCTGGCTACGAGTCGCCTGAAGCCTTTGGTAAAAGCGCTGATGTATGGTGAAATAGGAATGCCTAAAGTAATTTTTAAAAACTAAAAAGCCGATATTCAGAAGAATATCAGAATATATTATATACTAATGAAAGCAATAATATTCAACGGAGCGCTGGAAAGAAATCCTTTGTCTACCTCCGGAGCACTTTCGGATTATATTTCGGGAAAACTGAAAGAATCTGGTGTGGAAAGCAAAATAT is a window encoding:
- a CDS encoding helix-turn-helix transcriptional regulator — protein: MKKNPTDKILMLLKMRGEATALVIAEELDITKEGARKHLLNLSADGLVEANVQSGGVGRPSVSYSLTEKGIAKFPDSHADITVQLLKSVKNLLGENALNLLIGDREAIVYQKYDKALNGAETLDQKLKILSRKRSEEGYMAEWKKDEDTYYLIENHCPICAAATECQGFCRSELNNFRQLLGPEYNIERTEYILDSGKRCTYKIEKI
- a CDS encoding superoxide dismutase, coding for MSTFQLPELPYAYDALEPHFDSETMKIHHQRHHQAYVDNLNKALEGSDAEGKSLKEILPEISKYSPAARNNGGGHYNHLLFWSILSPTPKTEPTGKLAEAIKLTFGSMDALKEEIKRVGLGQFGSGWSWLFVKYNGSLGITGTANQDNPLMDTQLVSRGFPILGVDVWEHAYYLKYQNKRADYLDAFWSVLNWEVVEENYEAALAEIK
- a CDS encoding DUF2480 family protein, yielding MTGNIFINKVEASGIIAFDLIDYKPDIEIIEFDIKDYLYMEMIVKEKEFRSSISQIDFTYFKGKAVAIVCSADAIIPPWVYMVLAEKFHGNAAYFDFKDITSVEEDLWKDNLLKADVSSFTGHKVVVRARPDIPPALYMLATSRLKPLVKALMYGEIGMPKVIFKN